Below is a window of Pseudomonas sp. B21-040 DNA.
TCTGATGCGTATTTCCAGGTTCGTCCGCTGGGCAGTCGGCTCGGTGCCTGGGCATCACCGCAGAGTCGGGTGATTGCTGATCGTGCGGAACTGGAGGCGCTGCTCAAGAACACCGAGCAACGTTTCAGCGACACGGCACCGCATTGTCCGGATCACTGGGGTGGTTATCGCTTGCTGCCGGAGCGCATCGAGTTCTGGCAAGGCCGCGCAAGCCGTCTGCATGACCGCCTCAACTACCGCTTACAGGGCGCCGACTGGATTCTTGAACGTCTGGCACCCTGAAACAGTCTACCGATCGTGATAGCCTTCCGCAGCGGCCTCAAGCCACTGCGGCAGGTCCCGGCGCTTGATCTTCTGCGCCTGAGCGTTCGCCAGTTGCTGGAGCATGAAAGCTTTTTTCTGCTCGTCTTTACCCGCCAGGGCCAACGCCAGATCGCGGTCCATCCAGCGCTTTATCCGCACGTACAACCACCAGTGGAAATACAGACCTGCGACGGTAGTGACGACGATGATGAAGTAATCCATGACAATCCTTGGGGCAGCGGCGCAGATTCCGGATAATGCCGCTACTGTGTGGTGAGTTCGTGGTAGCGCCTGTACCGGGCCTGAATCAAACCATTTTTATCCGGGCGATGCCGTGACAGGCGTCAAGCTGCGGAGTTTAATGAATACCTGTCTTTTGGAGTTGATGCTATGCGTAAGTCTGTTTTGTTGGTTGCTTCCTTTTCCACGATGGCGATGTTACTCACTGGCTGCCAATCGAGCCTGACCGGTGACTCCTACTCCCGTGATGAAGCGCGTCGTGTTCAAACGATTCGCATGGGCACCATCGAAGCGCTGCGTCCGGTGAAAATCGAAGGCACCAAAACCCCGATCGGCGGCCTCGCCGGTGCAGCGGTCGGCGGCGTTGGCGGGAGCTCCATCGGTGGCGGCAAAGGCAGCATCGTTGCTGCTGTTATCGGCGCAGTCGCCGGCGGCCTGGTGGGTTCGGCAGCTGAAGAAGGCCTGACTCGTACTCAAGGCGTAGAAATCACTGTTCGCGAAGACGACGGCAGCATGCGCGCCTATGTTCAGCAGGTTCAGGAGAATGAAGTATTCCGCGTAGGTGAGCGGGTACGGATTGCGACTGTTGACGGGACTAGCCGCGTTTCGCACTAAGCAGGAACGGGTAAAAAAAACCCCGATCAGGTGACTGGTCGGGGTTTTTTGTGTCTGTGCTTCCCGCTGTGGCTGGTTCGATGCCACTAGTCTTGGCTACAAAGTCCCATGTAGTACGTCAGGTCCTCTCGTAAGGGATCCCCCACCAAATTCATAATCACGCTGGCTTGATCGGGAGAGAGTGAGTGCTCACCCATAGGCACATCCCGCAAGGTTGACCAGCCCATGACTTTCAAAACTGCAGCCTCTAAGACTTGCGGCACATCCTTTTCATATTGCAACGAATTGTCGGGATTCGGCTCCGGGAAAAATCCACTGATCGCGATAAATATCATTCTTGTCCCTCATCATTACTTCGTTGATGTCCGTCTTTCAGGTTTTGCTTTTCCGGTCTGTTTGCCAGTTTTTGCATCAAACTCCCCTAAGTGATCCCCTGCCCAGTTGTACACTTCGACGGCGCCATGTTGGTAATCCCACTCATAAATGCGCTTCTTACTTTCCCACCGTTTTCGATTTCCTTTAGTCTGAACCGGAATCGCGTCGGGGAATGCCGGTAGAGTTTTTGGTGGGGGATGATAGCTGTG
It encodes the following:
- a CDS encoding glycine zipper 2TM domain-containing protein, yielding MRKSVLLVASFSTMAMLLTGCQSSLTGDSYSRDEARRVQTIRMGTIEALRPVKIEGTKTPIGGLAGAAVGGVGGSSIGGGKGSIVAAVIGAVAGGLVGSAAEEGLTRTQGVEITVREDDGSMRAYVQQVQENEVFRVGERVRIATVDGTSRVSH
- a CDS encoding pyocin S6 family toxin immunity protein; its protein translation is MIFIAISGFFPEPNPDNSLQYEKDVPQVLEAAVLKVMGWSTLRDVPMGEHSLSPDQASVIMNLVGDPLREDLTYYMGLCSQD